In the Chryseobacterium sp. MYb264 genome, one interval contains:
- a CDS encoding TolC family protein encodes MKQYILIALFVGTFASAQKIWTLQDCLDYAVENNITVKKTVLDKTTAQLNYQQQKNNKLPTIYGSSSFGVTNGSSIDPITSSFVNQNILSNSFGISANALIYQGNKLNLQIEQNKILLEQSSLYQKQAENNIVLNVLNAYLQSLYYYEGIEIAKNTASSSAQELKLTQVKYKNGAISKLELADVETQDAQNQYTVVNSENLYNQQVLKLKQLLEIDPNVDFQIEKMNLTDFDELIPDKQQVFAQASETLPDLKIYDYQNEILNKALAITKAGYLPTLSATAGLNTGFTSTQDYSYFNQVKNNFNKSVGLSLNIPIFSKKQNDTNVKLAKINIEQNQLDKISAGKTLYSSIETAWQNAIANQAQQKSSKVARDNAKLAYDLANKKFEFGGLTTTELSVSRNTYLTNEQTYLQSKYMAVLYTQLLNFYQGKTLTVN; translated from the coding sequence ATGAAACAATATATTCTCATAGCACTTTTCGTCGGAACATTCGCTTCCGCTCAAAAAATATGGACGCTTCAGGATTGTCTTGATTACGCTGTTGAAAATAACATTACTGTAAAAAAAACAGTGTTGGATAAGACAACGGCTCAACTCAATTACCAACAGCAGAAGAACAACAAACTGCCGACAATTTACGGTTCGTCTTCCTTTGGTGTAACCAACGGTTCGAGTATTGACCCGATTACCAGTAGTTTCGTGAACCAGAATATTCTTTCGAACAGCTTCGGAATCTCAGCAAACGCGTTGATCTATCAGGGGAATAAACTGAATCTTCAGATCGAACAGAATAAAATTTTATTGGAACAGTCCTCATTGTATCAGAAGCAGGCGGAAAATAATATCGTTTTAAATGTTTTGAATGCCTATCTCCAGTCCTTATATTATTATGAAGGAATTGAAATTGCAAAAAATACCGCAAGCTCTTCCGCTCAGGAATTAAAACTGACACAAGTTAAATATAAAAACGGAGCCATTTCAAAGTTGGAATTGGCAGATGTTGAAACCCAGGATGCACAGAATCAATATACGGTAGTCAACAGTGAAAATCTTTACAATCAGCAGGTTTTAAAATTGAAACAGCTCCTGGAGATCGATCCGAATGTGGATTTTCAGATTGAAAAAATGAACCTTACTGATTTTGACGAACTCATTCCTGATAAACAACAGGTTTTTGCGCAAGCTTCTGAAACTCTTCCTGATTTAAAGATCTACGATTATCAAAACGAAATCCTGAACAAAGCCTTAGCTATTACAAAAGCTGGTTATCTTCCTACACTTTCGGCAACAGCAGGTTTGAATACCGGATTTACAAGCACTCAGGATTACAGCTATTTTAATCAGGTTAAAAACAATTTCAATAAATCGGTTGGTTTATCCTTAAACATTCCCATTTTTTCTAAAAAACAGAATGATACGAATGTAAAACTGGCTAAAATCAATATTGAGCAGAATCAATTAGATAAAATAAGTGCTGGTAAAACGTTGTATTCAAGCATTGAAACAGCCTGGCAAAATGCAATAGCCAATCAGGCCCAGCAAAAATCTTCAAAAGTGGCAAGAGACAATGCAAAACTTGCTTACGATCTGGCCAACAAAAAGTTTGAATTTGGAGGATTGACAACCACAGAACTGTCGGTGAGCAGAAATACCTATTTAACGAATGAACAGACGTATTTACAGTCAAAATACATGGCTGTCCTATACACGCAGCTTTTGAATTTTTACCAGGGAAAAACGTTAACAGTAAACTAA
- the dnaN gene encoding DNA polymerase III subunit beta has protein sequence MKFIISSGELQKALQTVSGVISSSQSRPILENYLFELDGNNVTITASDGETTLVTSLDVKSDDAGKFAVPAKIFQDFIKTYGEQPLTLVVKDNAEGTGSQLEILDEKDNFAVALDNADDYPELPEFDASQSVTMPAGVLSEALTNTLFATSNDSLRPVMTGVLFQFGENETNFVSTDSHRLVVYKRQDLMNTEPMEFIMPKKPLNIFKNILASSNEDVKIDFNENMAKFTFGKHIWICRLIDGKYPNYTAVIPKENPNVLTINRNLLLGAIKRASIMSNKSTNQVRFKLSANILHLHAEDTEYANKADMQIPCDYNGEDINIGFSSKFLTEMLTILGSDDITMKMSQPNRPGIIEPLDGLEDNENILMLSMPVIGL, from the coding sequence ATGAAATTTATTATTTCAAGTGGTGAACTGCAGAAGGCGTTGCAAACTGTAAGTGGCGTAATATCAAGCTCTCAATCGAGACCGATTTTAGAAAACTATCTTTTTGAATTAGACGGAAACAACGTTACCATTACAGCATCTGATGGTGAAACGACTCTTGTAACTTCTCTTGACGTAAAGTCTGATGACGCAGGAAAATTTGCTGTTCCGGCAAAGATTTTTCAGGATTTCATCAAGACGTACGGAGAGCAGCCGCTAACCTTGGTTGTGAAAGATAATGCAGAAGGAACGGGAAGTCAGCTTGAGATCTTAGATGAGAAAGATAATTTCGCGGTAGCATTGGACAATGCTGATGATTACCCTGAACTTCCGGAATTTGATGCTTCTCAAAGTGTTACAATGCCTGCCGGAGTTTTATCTGAAGCGCTTACAAATACTCTTTTTGCTACAAGTAACGATTCTCTTCGCCCGGTAATGACAGGAGTTCTTTTCCAGTTTGGAGAAAATGAAACGAACTTTGTTTCTACAGATTCTCACCGATTGGTTGTATATAAAAGACAGGATTTGATGAATACCGAGCCCATGGAATTCATTATGCCTAAAAAACCTTTGAACATTTTCAAAAATATTTTAGCAAGCTCAAACGAAGACGTGAAAATCGATTTCAACGAGAATATGGCTAAATTTACTTTTGGTAAACATATCTGGATCTGTCGATTGATCGATGGAAAATATCCAAACTACACCGCGGTAATTCCAAAAGAAAACCCGAATGTATTGACAATTAATAGAAATCTGTTATTAGGAGCTATTAAAAGAGCTTCTATTATGTCGAACAAATCTACGAATCAGGTAAGATTTAAACTTTCGGCAAATATTCTTCACCTTCACGCAGAAGATACAGAATATGCAAACAAGGCAGATATGCAGATTCCTTGCGACTATAACGGTGAAGATATCAACATCGGATTCAGTTCGAAGTTTTTAACGGAGATGTTAACGATTTTAGGTTCAGACGATATTACAATGAAAATGTCTCAGCCCAACAGACCGGGAATCATCGAGCCACTTGATGGCCTTGAAGACAACGAAAATATTTTAATGTTATCAATGCCGGTAATCGGATTGTAA
- a CDS encoding diacylglycerol kinase family protein, producing MRKPPIHRSFLNAFRGVFLMMKSERNFQIELVAFFVNLFLIFYLKLSTTDTILILIVCFSVLVAEIFNTAIEKICDIIQPEFDKRIGFIKDIAAGAVILTAALSGVVGILVYWKYIF from the coding sequence ATGCGAAAACCACCAATTCATAGAAGTTTTTTAAACGCTTTCCGGGGTGTTTTCTTAATGATGAAAAGTGAAAGAAATTTTCAGATCGAGCTTGTAGCTTTCTTTGTCAATCTGTTTCTTATTTTTTACTTAAAACTTTCTACAACTGATACTATTCTTATCCTGATCGTTTGCTTTTCGGTTTTAGTGGCGGAAATTTTCAATACAGCTATTGAAAAGATATGCGATATTATTCAGCCTGAATTTGATAAAAGAATTGGTTTTATTAAAGATATTGCGGCCGGAGCTGTGATTTTAACGGCTGCTTTATCGGGAGTTGTAGGGATTTTGGTGTATTGGAAGTATATATTTTAA
- a CDS encoding SGNH/GDSL hydrolase family protein, translated as MKKMRYGLFFGDSITYGEYDGVFGGWVDILKRYALQKYNEGSNELIIYNLGIGGETTEGLLKRMPHEMEARNSPEGNIIFMGYGANDLAVKEGSYLVNPSQFKANILTAVELAQQYTQDIYLVSILPISKTIDGVVVASGKLRSTEEILKYNQAIKEICAEKSLHYIDFYSGFVDDKEILLSKDGVHPNEKGYGMMAEIALPVIEKYLE; from the coding sequence ATGAAAAAAATGAGGTACGGATTATTCTTCGGTGACAGCATTACGTATGGAGAATACGACGGTGTGTTTGGCGGTTGGGTAGATATTCTGAAAAGATACGCTCTGCAGAAATACAATGAGGGAAGCAATGAACTGATTATTTACAATCTAGGAATCGGTGGCGAGACCACAGAAGGTTTACTCAAAAGAATGCCTCATGAAATGGAAGCCAGAAATTCTCCTGAAGGGAATATCATTTTCATGGGTTACGGAGCGAATGACCTTGCTGTAAAAGAAGGAAGCTATTTGGTGAATCCATCACAGTTTAAAGCAAATATTTTAACCGCTGTTGAATTGGCACAACAATATACACAAGATATTTATTTGGTTAGTATTCTCCCGATTTCTAAAACTATAGATGGAGTTGTGGTGGCTTCCGGAAAGTTGAGATCAACAGAGGAAATTTTGAAATATAATCAGGCTATTAAAGAAATTTGTGCTGAAAAGTCTCTGCATTACATCGATTTTTATTCCGGATTTGTAGATGATAAAGAAATTCTGCTTTCAAAAGATGGCGTTCATCCCAATGAAAAAGGATATGGTATGATGGCCGAAATAGCGCTTCCGGTTATTGAGAAGTATTTGGAATGA
- a CDS encoding ribonuclease inhibitor — MNLKSLNNNKKMTVINGSHFSNLEGFYEEISELFIKDEGWKVGTLDGFDDILYGVNSDITWKNSQKSKEDLGFDLTKEFYENKIRQGKPFNVELIQQKLNDLIEGNGQNLFEILIEIIESHKNITLILD; from the coding sequence ATGAATTTGAAGAGCTTAAATAATAACAAGAAAATGACCGTCATTAATGGCAGTCATTTTTCAAATCTGGAAGGTTTCTACGAAGAAATTTCTGAACTTTTTATTAAAGATGAAGGCTGGAAAGTAGGAACGTTAGACGGTTTTGATGATATTTTGTATGGAGTTAATTCGGATATAACTTGGAAAAACTCTCAAAAATCAAAAGAAGATTTAGGGTTTGATTTAACTAAAGAATTTTACGAAAACAAAATCAGGCAGGGAAAACCTTTTAATGTAGAATTAATCCAGCAAAAATTGAATGATTTGATCGAAGGAAACGGACAAAATTTATTTGAAATTTTGATTGAAATTATAGAATCACATAAAAATATTACGCTAATTTTGGATTGA
- a CDS encoding DUF3667 domain-containing protein, with protein MNEENSFESKKDIKRIDAHYISHEIQHLFHIDKGFPFTLKELLIRPGKTVREYLTENREKYVKPIAFLVFAAVIYTLVVHWLHIDVLIFNIKGLGETSEWKNNHYIEVFNNLVDTHLGYSALIIGFFMALWTKIFFYKKGYNIFEIFVLLSYIFGVFFIALLLFLLVSKLTGLLIITQVGIFLLQIYFIGAIGQFFGEKNFLNYIKSFVCLFLGIVSYKYCLILLAYLLSM; from the coding sequence ATGAACGAAGAAAATTCTTTTGAATCTAAGAAAGACATTAAAAGAATAGACGCACATTACATTTCACATGAAATACAGCATCTTTTCCATATAGATAAAGGATTTCCTTTTACACTTAAAGAACTTTTGATACGTCCCGGAAAAACCGTGAGAGAATATCTTACAGAAAACCGCGAGAAGTACGTAAAACCTATCGCCTTTCTGGTTTTTGCTGCGGTTATTTACACCTTAGTGGTTCACTGGCTTCATATAGACGTACTTATCTTTAATATAAAAGGATTGGGAGAAACGTCTGAGTGGAAAAATAACCATTACATCGAGGTTTTCAATAATTTGGTAGATACTCATCTTGGATATTCGGCGCTGATTATTGGCTTTTTTATGGCTTTATGGACAAAAATATTCTTTTACAAAAAAGGGTATAATATTTTTGAAATTTTTGTGCTGCTTTCTTATATTTTTGGTGTTTTTTTTATTGCGCTTTTACTCTTTTTATTGGTTTCAAAACTAACCGGATTATTAATCATTACTCAAGTTGGAATATTTTTACTTCAAATTTATTTTATAGGTGCGATCGGTCAGTTTTTCGGAGAAAAGAATTTTTTAAATTACATCAAAAGCTTTGTATGCTTATTTTTGGGAATTGTAAGCTATAAATATTGTTTGATTTTATTGGCTTATTTATTGTCTATGTAA
- a CDS encoding phosphoribosylformylglycinamidine synthase — protein MSQNKRIFVEKRGIFDVESPKIFDEVKAVIPSIRNVKVYNVYDIFGLNDGEFEKVVNSTFVDPVTDILIENNPAQGIYFALEFLPGQYDQRADSAQQCIALLTGNEKSKVRSGKLIEFEGASESDVAKIKDLLINKVESQEKDLSILDIPGEEVPSKVIVHENFINFDDAQLEEFFNSHGFALGLDDLKFIQEYFKTEQRNPTETELKVLDTYWSDHCRHTTFETELSNIEFEGKFKHTLETIFNDYIEKRKFLGRELKPISLMDLATVCGRYFHKTGQLENLVVSDEINACTIQIEAEYDGKKEPWYLLFKNETHNHPTEIEPFGGASTCLGGAIRDPLSGRSFVFQAMRLTGAADVLESVDQTLPGKLPQKTITKQAANGYSSYGNQIGLATTMVSEIYDEGYKAKRMEVGFVAGAVPVDWVRREKPEAGDSIIILGGATGRDGVGGASGSSKEQDETSIHTMSSEVQKGNAVEERKIQRLFRNPEVTRLIKKSNDFGAGGVSVAIGEIADSLEVNLDVLPLKYEGLNGTELAISESQERMAVVVEPKDKEQFIKFCEAENIVAVEVAKVTDSGRMQMFWKGDKIVDLSRAFLDTNGCSKSQEVKITHLNEVKEETPAFNEENFLKIVSDKNVASQKGLLEMFDSSIGATTVAMPLGGKYQQTLMEGSVQTLPIIGAKDIETVSLASWGFDAEISKQNSLLGASYAVVESVAKIVAMGGDYKNIRFSFQEYFEKLGQNPEKWGKPLASLLGAYDAQINFGLAAIGGKDSMSGTYQDLNVPPTLISFACANGEKKNIISPEFKGEGNKVYFFNHVAQENGLPNYDALKTVYELIFENIKAGKIVSVKTVKEGGVAVALAKMSFGNRLGAEITVDETVLLTKNIGSLVIESTEELSSVNLQLIGKVVADEILTINNQQTTINQLLAANTNTFENLFPTIEKEKITVAIDEKLNSINPRNIIIKKHGIAQPKVFAPVFPGTNCEYDTLNAFAKEGAVISSLPLININHQLLDESIDAWVEEIKTSQILAFSGGFSAGDEPDGSAKFIVNVLKNEKMRNAVHELLDRDGMIIGICNGFQALVKSGLLPYGRIKDLDENSPTLAHNAIRRHISQMVNVKVVNDESPWLKGMKDQVFTIPISHGEGRFMASEAEIQKLYENGQIATQYLDLEGNIAHGMPFNPNNSLFGIEGVTSPDGKIFGRMGHPERFAEGLMKNIPTANYHNIFKNGVEYFK, from the coding sequence ATGTCTCAAAACAAAAGAATTTTCGTAGAAAAGAGAGGAATTTTCGATGTGGAAAGTCCAAAAATTTTTGATGAAGTAAAAGCGGTAATTCCGTCAATCCGAAATGTAAAGGTATATAACGTTTACGATATTTTTGGTTTAAATGATGGTGAATTTGAAAAAGTGGTCAACAGTACTTTCGTAGATCCGGTTACTGATATTTTAATCGAAAATAATCCTGCACAGGGAATTTATTTCGCATTGGAATTTTTACCGGGGCAGTACGATCAGCGTGCTGATTCTGCACAGCAGTGTATCGCTTTATTAACCGGAAATGAGAAATCTAAAGTAAGAAGCGGAAAGCTCATTGAGTTTGAAGGTGCTTCAGAATCGGATGTAGCAAAAATCAAAGATCTTCTCATTAATAAGGTAGAATCTCAGGAAAAAGATTTAAGTATTTTAGATATTCCAGGGGAAGAAGTACCGTCAAAAGTGATTGTTCATGAAAATTTCATCAATTTTGATGATGCTCAATTGGAAGAGTTTTTCAACAGTCACGGCTTTGCGCTGGGGTTGGATGATCTGAAATTCATTCAGGAATATTTTAAAACTGAACAGAGAAACCCAACAGAAACTGAACTTAAAGTTTTAGATACGTATTGGAGCGACCACTGCCGTCACACAACGTTTGAAACGGAGTTGTCAAATATTGAATTTGAAGGAAAGTTTAAACATACATTGGAAACTATTTTCAATGATTATATCGAAAAAAGAAAATTCTTAGGACGCGAATTGAAGCCGATCTCTTTAATGGATCTGGCGACAGTTTGTGGAAGATATTTCCATAAAACAGGTCAATTGGAGAACTTGGTGGTTTCTGACGAAATCAATGCTTGTACCATCCAAATCGAAGCTGAATACGATGGTAAAAAAGAACCGTGGTATTTATTATTCAAAAATGAAACGCACAATCACCCGACAGAAATCGAGCCTTTTGGTGGGGCTTCAACGTGTTTAGGTGGTGCAATCAGAGATCCTTTGTCTGGACGTTCATTCGTTTTCCAAGCGATGAGATTGACAGGTGCTGCTGATGTTTTGGAATCTGTGGATCAGACTTTGCCAGGTAAATTACCTCAAAAAACAATCACAAAACAGGCGGCTAACGGATATTCTTCTTACGGTAACCAAATCGGTTTGGCGACTACAATGGTTTCCGAAATCTATGATGAAGGTTACAAAGCGAAAAGAATGGAAGTAGGTTTCGTTGCCGGAGCTGTTCCTGTGGATTGGGTGAGACGTGAAAAGCCTGAAGCGGGCGATTCAATCATCATTTTAGGGGGTGCAACAGGTCGTGATGGTGTTGGTGGAGCAAGCGGAAGTTCAAAAGAGCAGGACGAAACTTCCATTCATACGATGAGTTCTGAAGTTCAGAAAGGAAATGCCGTTGAAGAACGTAAAATCCAGAGATTATTCAGAAATCCTGAAGTAACGAGATTGATTAAAAAATCAAATGATTTCGGAGCTGGAGGTGTTTCTGTGGCGATCGGTGAAATCGCTGATTCTTTGGAAGTTAATCTGGATGTTTTACCTTTAAAATACGAAGGTCTGAACGGAACTGAGCTGGCTATTTCTGAATCTCAGGAAAGAATGGCGGTTGTCGTTGAACCAAAAGATAAAGAACAGTTCATCAAGTTCTGTGAAGCTGAAAATATCGTAGCTGTTGAAGTTGCAAAAGTGACAGATTCAGGAAGAATGCAGATGTTCTGGAAAGGTGATAAAATTGTTGACCTTTCAAGAGCGTTTTTAGATACGAATGGTTGTTCAAAAAGTCAGGAAGTTAAAATTACTCATCTTAATGAAGTAAAAGAAGAAACCCCTGCATTCAATGAAGAAAATTTCTTAAAAATAGTAAGCGATAAAAATGTAGCTTCTCAAAAAGGCTTGTTAGAAATGTTTGATTCATCAATTGGTGCGACTACGGTTGCGATGCCTTTGGGTGGAAAATATCAGCAGACTTTGATGGAGGGAAGTGTTCAGACATTGCCAATTATCGGGGCAAAAGATATTGAAACGGTTTCTTTGGCGAGTTGGGGATTTGATGCAGAGATTTCTAAACAGAATTCTTTATTAGGAGCCTCTTACGCAGTGGTAGAAAGTGTTGCGAAGATCGTTGCCATGGGTGGCGATTATAAAAATATAAGATTCAGTTTCCAGGAATATTTTGAAAAATTAGGTCAGAATCCTGAAAAATGGGGAAAACCTTTGGCTTCTCTTCTCGGAGCTTATGATGCTCAGATCAACTTCGGCTTAGCAGCAATTGGAGGGAAAGATTCAATGAGTGGAACGTATCAGGATCTGAATGTTCCGCCAACGTTGATTTCTTTCGCTTGTGCGAACGGAGAAAAGAAGAATATTATCTCTCCTGAATTTAAAGGGGAAGGAAATAAAGTCTATTTCTTCAATCACGTTGCTCAGGAAAACGGACTTCCGAATTATGATGCTTTAAAAACTGTTTATGAATTAATTTTCGAAAACATTAAAGCAGGAAAAATCGTTTCAGTTAAAACAGTGAAAGAAGGTGGTGTTGCCGTTGCTTTAGCGAAAATGAGCTTCGGAAACAGATTAGGAGCTGAAATTACAGTTGATGAAACGGTTTTATTAACTAAAAATATAGGAAGCTTAGTTATTGAATCTACAGAAGAATTAAGTTCTGTAAATCTACAATTAATCGGAAAAGTTGTTGCGGATGAGATTCTAACGATCAACAATCAACAAACAACCATCAACCAATTATTAGCTGCAAATACTAATACATTTGAAAATCTTTTCCCAACGATTGAAAAAGAAAAAATTACGGTTGCTATTGATGAGAAATTAAACTCGATCAATCCTAGAAATATTATCATTAAAAAGCACGGAATTGCTCAGCCAAAGGTATTTGCACCGGTTTTCCCGGGAACAAACTGTGAGTACGATACGTTGAATGCTTTCGCAAAAGAAGGAGCTGTTATCAGCAGTTTGCCTTTAATTAATATCAATCACCAATTATTGGACGAAAGTATTGATGCTTGGGTTGAAGAGATTAAAACTTCTCAGATTTTGGCTTTCTCAGGAGGTTTCTCCGCTGGTGATGAGCCAGACGGTTCTGCAAAATTCATTGTTAACGTTTTGAAAAACGAAAAGATGAGAAATGCAGTTCACGAATTGTTAGACAGAGATGGAATGATTATCGGAATCTGTAACGGTTTCCAGGCGTTGGTGAAATCTGGATTGTTGCCTTACGGAAGAATCAAAGATTTGGATGAAAATTCTCCAACATTGGCTCACAATGCAATCAGAAGACATATTTCTCAGATGGTGAATGTAAAAGTGGTGAATGACGAATCGCCTTGGTTAAAAGGTATGAAAGATCAGGTGTTTACTATTCCGATTTCTCATGGTGAAGGTCGTTTTATGGCTTCAGAAGCTGAAATTCAGAAGTTGTATGAAAACGGACAAATCGCTACTCAATATTTAGATTTAGAAGGAAATATCGCTCACGGAATGCCATTTAATCCAAATAACTCATTGTTCGGAATTGAAGGAGTTACCAGCCCGGATGGAAAAATATTCGGTAGAATGGGACATCCTGAACGTTTTGCAGAAGGTTTGATGAAAAATATTCCAACTGCGAATTATCACAATATCTTTAAAAACGGAGTGGAATACTTTAAATAG
- a CDS encoding PDDEXK nuclease domain-containing protein, protein MLQNQDHQQLMMDLKELVTKTKSQVAVQVNSAMVVLYWKIGQRINEDILGNKRAEYGKEVIVQISEQLTLEFGSSFSNKNLRKMMQFASVFQDFEIVASLMRQLSWTHFLLLIPISEEVKRNFYIEICKIENWSVRTLKEKINSLLFERTEISKNPEEIINNELKKWSETNVLNPDLVFKDPYFLDFLELKDTFSERDLEEAIIVELQKFISELGNDFAFLSRQKRITIDHRDYYLDLLFYHRKLKSLVVIELKLGELEASHKGQMELYLSYLNTYEKVEGENPPIGLILCSGKNSEHIELMNLEKDNSKVAEYFLILPSEKVLLEKLHRSIEIARNKFEK, encoded by the coding sequence ATGTTACAAAATCAAGATCATCAGCAATTAATGATGGATTTAAAGGAATTAGTTACCAAAACAAAAAGTCAGGTAGCGGTTCAGGTGAATTCAGCAATGGTGGTTTTGTATTGGAAGATCGGTCAAAGAATAAATGAAGATATTTTAGGAAATAAAAGGGCGGAATATGGTAAAGAAGTAATTGTTCAAATCTCTGAACAGCTTACTCTTGAATTTGGGAGCTCTTTTTCAAATAAAAATCTGCGAAAAATGATGCAATTTGCTTCTGTTTTCCAAGATTTTGAAATTGTCGCATCGCTGATGCGACAATTGTCATGGACTCATTTCCTACTTTTAATACCTATTTCTGAAGAGGTAAAAAGAAATTTTTATATTGAAATTTGTAAAATTGAAAATTGGAGCGTCCGAACGTTAAAAGAAAAGATAAATTCTTTACTATTTGAAAGAACCGAGATCAGTAAAAATCCTGAGGAAATAATTAATAATGAACTAAAAAAATGGTCTGAAACTAATGTTTTAAATCCTGATTTAGTTTTTAAAGATCCTTACTTTTTGGATTTTTTAGAGTTAAAAGATACATTTTCAGAAAGAGATTTAGAAGAAGCTATTATTGTGGAGCTTCAAAAATTTATTTCTGAATTAGGAAATGATTTTGCATTTCTTTCAAGACAAAAAAGAATTACAATAGACCATAGAGATTACTATTTAGACCTACTTTTCTATCACAGAAAATTAAAATCTTTAGTAGTTATCGAATTGAAATTGGGAGAGTTGGAAGCATCACATAAAGGGCAAATGGAGCTTTATCTATCATATCTCAATACGTATGAAAAAGTGGAAGGAGAAAATCCTCCAATTGGTTTAATTCTTTGCTCCGGAAAAAATTCCGAACATATTGAACTCATGAATCTGGAAAAGGATAATAGTAAAGTAGCAGAATATTTCCTGATATTACCTTCAGAAAAAGTTTTACTTGAAAAACTTCATCGTTCGATAGAAATCGCAAGGAATAAATTTGAAAAATAA
- a CDS encoding WG repeat-containing protein, whose protein sequence is MKRAVLIILLMPVLSFSQEKEVLKYFKSKDSLVGVKNQEGKIIVPAQFKIFSYLKDGELVEGETIYFDGHKKGEKLQKNEWGYVYDRKGNFLYRPFLYDNGADYFYEGVRRFVKDGKVGFVDRNGKVVIKPEHDFVSRFNYGYVTFCDGCDWEKTEDEHKAIVGGTWGVMNYKGEIVQPVAKSSNTVEIEGKDYPYPFKYNEKEKKILQFFEKNKIIPEIYYVNYNSKLSENEKKLFFEIVERPKENFPYYQIATYDYRKMISGLWWMTFIVSEDGNTVQAVEYENEKIPFENWLKKSIKEAEKFQKEHPDIPNKLSK, encoded by the coding sequence ATGAAAAGAGCAGTTTTAATCATTTTATTAATGCCGGTGCTTTCTTTTTCACAAGAAAAGGAAGTTTTAAAATATTTTAAATCAAAAGATTCCTTGGTTGGAGTTAAAAATCAGGAGGGAAAAATCATCGTTCCTGCACAGTTCAAAATTTTTTCTTATTTAAAGGATGGAGAATTGGTGGAAGGGGAAACCATTTATTTTGATGGTCATAAAAAAGGTGAAAAACTGCAAAAAAATGAATGGGGATATGTTTATGACCGAAAAGGAAATTTCCTGTATCGACCTTTCCTTTATGACAACGGTGCGGATTATTTCTATGAAGGCGTAAGAAGATTCGTCAAAGACGGAAAGGTTGGTTTTGTAGACAGAAATGGAAAGGTTGTTATAAAGCCCGAACATGATTTTGTGTCCCGGTTCAATTACGGATATGTCACGTTTTGCGATGGTTGTGATTGGGAAAAAACCGAAGATGAGCATAAAGCAATTGTTGGCGGAACTTGGGGAGTGATGAATTATAAGGGTGAAATTGTTCAGCCTGTTGCAAAGTCTTCAAATACGGTGGAAATCGAGGGTAAAGATTATCCGTACCCATTCAAATACAACGAAAAAGAGAAGAAAATTCTTCAGTTTTTCGAAAAAAATAAAATAATTCCTGAAATCTATTATGTAAATTATAATAGTAAGTTATCTGAAAATGAGAAGAAATTATTTTTTGAAATCGTTGAAAGACCAAAGGAAAATTTTCCTTATTATCAGATTGCGACCTACGATTACAGGAAGATGATATCCGGCTTGTGGTGGATGACATTTATCGTTTCTGAAGATGGAAATACTGTCCAGGCTGTAGAATATGAAAATGAAAAAATTCCTTTTGAGAATTGGCTGAAAAAATCAATAAAAGAAGCTGAAAAATTTCAGAAAGAGCATCCGGATATTCCGAATAAATTAAGTAAATAA